The sequence ACCAATTTCGAGCTTACCGGAGGAAAGCTGAACATCTTGCAAAAAGACTCCGATGCCAACATCCAATCCTTTAATGGACTGAACATCGTCCTCAACGATTTAAGCTTTGACCTGTCCAAAGCCACCGCTTTTGATAAGGACATTTTCTTGGACAGGGACTTTTCGGTGGAACTGCCCAACTATGAAATCAAGCTTCCCGACAGCCTGAATATTTTGAACATTGGCCTGGTTTCCATTCATAAGGATCAAATGACCCTTAAAAACGTCACCCTAAAACCCCGTTATGGCAGGTATGAATACATCCGTAAAGTAGGCTACCAAACCGATGTGGTCAAAGCGCATTTCCCGTCGGTCAGATTTGACAAAATCGACTTAAACAAACTGATGGAAGTACGGGAGATCCAAGCCAACAAAATGGAAGTGCAAACCCCAAACATCCATGTGTTCAGGGATAAGCGAGTACCGTTCAATGACAGCATCTACCGGCCCATGCCCCAAGAATTAATGAAAAAATCTGGTATTAAGCTGGAGTTGGACACCTTGGATGTCATTAATGGAGTCATTACCTACGAAGAGTTCCCCGAAAAGGGAATGGTGCCGGGAAGCATTACTTTCGACTCCCTTTATGCCAAAATGTACCCTTTTCACCTGAGCAAAACACTCCTGGACACCTTCCGGATAGACAGCAGTCATTTAAAAGCTGCCGCTAGGATCAATGGTGCAGCCAGCATTCAAATGACCGGGCTTTTTGATTATTCAGCCCCTTACCCTATGGACATTAGGGTCCGTTCAGGAAAATTTGACCTTAAGGCCGTCAACTCCATTATGACCAGAAATGCCTTCCTGAAAATCCGCGAGGGGGTTGCCCAGCCTTCTTCTTGGTCCTTTACGGCTGATAATGAAACCGCCAAGGGGCACATGACATTCTATTATAACAGTTTAAAAGTCCAACTACTGAATGACAGGACCCTCAAAAAGGCAAGAGGAAGAAAGGCAATGCTGAACTTTGTCCTCAACGCCATCGCCCTCCGAGGGAACAACCCCCGAAAGATCTTTGGCACGGAAAAAGTCGCACCCATCTATTTCGAAAGGGACAAGCGTAAATTTATTTTTAACTACTGGTGGAAAGCATCCCTCTCTGGGTTTCAGGGATCCTTGGGGCTTGGCGATGCCGGTCCTGCCAAGAAGGAAGAGGATGAGGAAGAATAGCCACACGATAAGTGGTGCCTAAGTCATATCGCTCGCACAATAAAGGGAACACATCAACAAACGGTTTATCTTAAAAACCATTGCAAGGAAACCATTTGATGAAAAATGAGGTCATTAAATGATATTATTTTAGATTTGCATGTCCAAAAAAGAATAGCGCTATGCATCAGGATAAAATTGAAGCATTAAAAATAGAAATTGCCGGGGCAGAAGCCAGCAATCCAGAAGAACTGGAAGCATTTAGAATGCGGTACATCAGTAAAAAAAGTGTGGTAGCAGCACTTTTTGCTGAAATGAAAAATGTGCCCAATGATCAAAAAAAGGCCTATGGCCAACTGGTCAATAGCGTAAAACAAGCTGCTGAGGAAAAGTTCAAAGCATTGATCGACAAGGTCAATGAAGGCGAGCGCACCTCCAAGTCCGCTGCTATAGACTTGACACTCCCTGCCACTAACCAGCCCGTAGGCGGCATCCACCCGCTAACCGCTACCCGTCAGCGGATCATTGAAATATTCGAAAGAATAGGATTCAATTTATCCGAAGGGCCAGAAATAGAAGATGATTGGCACAATTTTACTGCATTGAACTTCCCAGAAAACCATCCAGCGAGGGAGATGCAGGACACCTTCTTTATCGAAAAAAATCCAGACATTGCCTTGCGGACACATACCTCTTCTGTTCAGGTAAGGGTGATGGAAAACCAAAAACCTCCCATTCGGACATTATCCCCGGGAAGGGTTTTCCGAAACGAAGCCATTTCGGCAAGGGCGCATTGTATCTTCCATCAAGTGGAAGGGCTGTATGTGGACGAAAACGTCGGTTTTGCAGATTTGAAGCAAACCCTTTACCACTTTGCCAAGGAAATGTTTGGCAAAGAAACCAAAGTTCGTTTTCGCCCGTCGTACTTTCCCTTTACAGAACCAAGTGCTGAGATCGACATATCCTGCTTGCTTTGCGGGGGCGAAGGCTGTAATGTCTGCAAAGGAACCGGCTGGGTAGAAATCGGAGGATCGGGCATGGTGGATCCGAATGTCCTGAAAAATTGTGGCATTGACCCTGAAAAATATACGGGATTTGCTTTCGGAATGGGCATCGAACGGATCGCCATGCTGAAATACCAAATCAAGGATTTAAGGTTATTTACCGAAAACGACATCCGTTTCCTGAAACAGTTCAAACCCTTACTTTAATCCGGTTTGTATTAGGATACTCAAAGCACAAGGAAACCATGTTGTCAGGAAACAGCATTGTCCACCATAGCATGGCTTGCCTATTTCAGGCTTAACACACATTATAGATTAGCGGATTTTTCAGGAAGCTAAAATGACACAAAAAAGCGAGCACTTGATCAGATCAAGTGCTCGCTTTTTATATCACTGCTCCAAGGCATCAATCCTCCTCTTTAAGGGCATTGCACCGATCATAGGCTGGATCAATATCGATGTAAACTTCTTCTTTGGCTATTTTAAACCAATCCTCCAGTGCCTCGGATTCTTTCTGCTTTTTGGTAGCTGCCTTGAGCTTTTCATAATCATCCTCCAAATTGGCCCGGTGAGCAGGATACTCGTTTTTAAAGTAAAGCAGCCTAACGGCCTTTTCTGGCTCACCAGTACGCTGATTTTGCTCTTCATAGCGTAAAGCATGGCTGATGGTTCCTACTTGCATGGTATCTATCGTAAAATACAAGATAGGGTCCTCAAGTGTCCTTGCAGAAAGCCTATTTGCTCCTGTCGTGGGGTCAGAGAAGAACCCACCATTATCGGACGTATTCCTATCTTCAGAAAAATCCTTTGCTGCCTTGGCAAAGCTCATACTGTCCAATTCGATCAAATGCCTCAGACTGTCCAACTCCCGTTCGGCAGCAGCGATGTCCTGCTCGGTGGGCCTTGGCTTGATGAGAATATGTCGGGTATTATAAGAATCGGTCCGCCTTTCCAGCAACTGGATCAAATGGATTCCAAATTGGGATTCCACAGGATCTCCGATTTCTCCCTCCCGGAGGCTAAGGGCCATCGCCTCATATTCCGGCGCCAACTCCCCTTTTCGGAAAAAGCCCAAATCCCCTCCTTGGTTCTTTGATCCGGGATCTTCGGAATATTTGATGGCCATAGAGGCAAAATCCACCTCACCATCGAGGATGCGCTGCTTGATATCGCTCAATTGCTTGATCACCCGGTCTTTTTCTTTCCTGCTTGGCTCTGGCTTTTTGACGATTTGTCCTACAGAAACTTCAGCAGAGAAGAAGGGGAGTGAATCTTTGGGAATCTTATTGTAAAATTCCCTCACCTCAGCAGGAGAAACAGACATGCTTTGGACAATAGAACTCCTCATCTTAGCGATGGTCTTTTGCTCTTTTACCATATCATGGATCTCAGATTTTAGCTGCTCTGCCGTCTTGCCATAGGCCTCCACTAAGGTTTCCTCATTCCCTCCAAACTGCTGCAATACCATATTGAACCGTTGGTTCACATCCATCACCACTTCCGCGTCGGTAACGATTACTGAGTCTATTTCAGCTTTTGCAAGCATCAATTTATTGACCAGCAAAGATTCAAACACTTCACATCGGGAAGGAGCTTCAAAGCCCTGCTGGGACTGGGAAATAGCCTCCAAATAGGACTTCTGAAGGTCTGATTCCAGAATGATATAATTATCTACTTTGGCAATGATTTTATCCAATATCTGCCCGGATGGCTTGCTTTCTTCCGTACTGGTACTGTCTTTCTCCTGAGCATAAACTGTAATAGTGCTCAAAAAGCATAAAATAACGGCCAGCGTTTTAGTAAGGTTATTCATATATTTTAAATTCATTATTACCTTTTGCCCTCGAATAAACTTCATTTTGAAGGTCTTCTGCTAGGTTTACTTTTCTTTTATTGACAATGATTTTAGAAATCTCATCCCTGACAAATTCCACTGGAGGCACCTGATCCCGGAGCTTGTATTCCAGCACCTTGAAATAGTAGTTATACTGATCATCCTCAACCTTTATCAGGGGCTTCCCCCTGGTAAGCAGCTGTACTTTATTCTGGTTTTCTGCCAAAGGCGTATTGGTGATGATCTCATCAAATTTCACCCAAGTGGAATCTTCCAGAAAATAGTTGGCTGCCGACTTTATCGCCAATTCCCGCAATTCAAGTTTGGCGGCTTCACCGGATTGGTTTAAAAGACGGTTCGCTTGGTTATTTTGGGGAAGCGATTTGTTCATTTTGATGAAATTGGCCCGCACGATGATTTCCTTGAGTGTAAAATTATGGATATTTTCTTCGTAATAGGCATTGACCTCTTCATCGGAAACTTCCCTGTTTAGGTTTTCCTCGATATACGCCTTTTCATACTCATACACAATTAACGCATATTTATAGTCCAATAGCTTCTTATCGAGCTCCGCTTTACTGACTGAAACTTTTTGGCTGGCCTCCTTGATCATAAGGTGCTTCTTCACCCATGACTGGACATAGCGATTGGCCAAATCCGTGCTATCACTGGCACTGGTCGCTTCCCGTGTCACAAAATCCAGATCCGATTGGCGTAAATAGATGTCATCCACGGAAGCCACGGCAGGGCTGCTATTGGCCGCGGTATCTTCTTCGGATTTCACCTTGAAGAAGCCACAGCTAGACACCACTCCCGCCGCCATGAACAGGAATAACACCACACTGCTAGTGCTGCCCAACAACGATATTTTCGACTCTCGCTTTTTCATCCTCATTGACCTGGATGATAAAATTCTGCTTCAGTAAGCTGATTAATGTTTCGTTCAAATGTTCTTGATAATCTTGGATTACCTTTCCGCGGGTTTCCTCGAACGCTTTGGGTCCCGCTGGATATTGCTTGCCCAAAAGGACAATATAACGTTTATTCTTTACGGTAACTTCCTGAAGTCCCGACTGAATTTCAATTTCTTGCAGGACAGGCTTATTCTCGACTTCAAATACTCCTTCTTCCACCTGATATGATAACGTCGAAAGACTGTCCAAATGATCCACCAGTGATGTTTTTAATCCAGGTTGGTAAGGCTTATCCGTCAAGAATGCCTTTATGGGTGCGGCTGCCTCTGGCGCTAATACCGACACGATCAGTGCCTCGGTACGGGCTCCCCACGTGTATTGATCCCGGTGACTTGCAAAATACTCCTTCAGTCCTGCCGTATCTGTTAAAGCCCGCTGCCAAACCCGCTCATTCATGAGATTAAACAGCAAAATCCCTTCGCGGTATTCATTTACCAGCAATCGGAAATCATCGTTATTGGCCAAGAGATCTGCCTCCTCCGCTTGATCCAGTGAGGTCTCCACAAATTTCCCAAACCACGCATCGAAAGGCGTTCTTTTTCCCACTTTTACGACCACTTCGTCCCGCTCTACAAAACCCACAAAATCGGCCACGGTCTTGCCATGTTCTTCGATGGTAAACAACGTACTGTCCATCAAGTTTTGGGCAGTATAGGTATTTCGAAGATCCTTAAGTGACTTGGACTGCTCGGAGATTGCTGTCCTTGCCGCAGTAATGACCGGAGTATTTTCCCTAAATTGGTACCGCGATTTTTGGATGGCCATCACTTGGCTGTTGATAAGTCCTGACCGACTGTCCCTCAGGATTTTGGATTTAAGGCTTTCCTCCATTTCTTCATATGAAGCCAGGGGCTTTTCATCCTCCAAGCGGATAATGTGATAGCCATAGGAAGTCTTCACCGGGGAGGAGATCTCCCCAATTTCGCTCAGCCCAAAAGCCGCCTCCTCAAATTCCTTTAAAAAGGCTCCCACGCCAAACCAAGGCAGTTCGCCTCCCTTTTCTTTGGTATTGGTATCTTCTGAAAATAGCTGACACACCTCTTCCCAACTGGTATCTTCCTTTTGGAGGGCGGCATAGATGTCCGTAATTTTTCTTCGTGCCCGGTCTTCTGAAAGTGGATCGGCAGGATCTGTCCGGATCAGAATGTGGGACACTTTGACTTGACCGGGATTGGGCTTCCTGTCCAGGAGCTTGATCACGTGATACCCAAAATCTGTCAACACCGGATCAGAAATTTGGCCGGGTTTCAACTGATACACGGCATCCTCAAAGGGATACACCATCTGCAAGGAAGTGAAATATCCCAAATCGCCTTTATTGCTTTTGACCGATGGATCCTGTGAATACTCCATTGCCAAGACCGTAAATGCTTCTCCATCGGAAGCCCTTTCTTTGATTTTCAGCGCCATTCGGTAAACCGCCACAGAGTCCTCACGGCTCGCATTTGCCGGAAAACGCAATAAGATATGTTGGGCATGAACGACTTCCTGCATTCTGGCATAAGCCTTTCTGATCTCCCCTTCCTGCAGGGAAGTCTCCAAAATATACGGCTGCTTTAAATCTTCCTTGAATGCCGTAAACTCTCGCTGAAACTCCACAGATTCATCCATGCCCAGCGCTTCCGCCTCTTTCACCTTGAGCTTATAGTTTAGGAACAGCTCGAAATTCTCTTCAAACTCGGTTTTGCTGAGCTTATCCTCCTCCTTGTCAAATGCCCTATTCTTCGAAAGCATGTGCATAAACTCCTCCGCGAACACATTTTCATTGCCCACGGTGAGCAGATACTGCGGTTCATCTGATAGTGGAGTGCTCTGCGAAACCTTGGAGTTTGGGGAACAAGCCACCAATAAACCCAACACCCAAAGACACTGGTATGTAGTTTTCATCTTATTTACCATGCCAAAAACAATTGTGCAATGTTACAAATTTTAATGTAGAATGTGTGGATTTAAAGGTGATAAGTGGCAAGAATTAACAATTATTTGGAATTCAATTGCTTGATGAGTCTTACCTTGTACCAAGATGGGTGTGATTCTATTTCAATGGTATCCATGATGCGTTTTACCAGCATAATGCCTACTCCTCCTCCAGCTTTGTTTTTTTGCCTTTCCTTGATGACTTCCTTAAGATCGGGGGTCTTATAGTCCAAAATATCAAAGGGCTCGCCATTGTCTGTAATTTCAAAAATGATCCGGTCGTCATGCTGCTGAACTCCTACATGAAGGTGGTTAGATGGATTGCAGCCATGGGTGTGGATAATGCGATTGGCACACACCTCTTCCACGGCCAGCACCAATTCGTTCTTCAGCACTTCAGTAAGGTTGGAGTGGGAAAGCTCTTTGACCAAGAAATCCCTTAGATCAGCCAGCTTGGTCTTTTCACAATATAGTCTTAGCTCATGCTTCATGGATGGTCTCTAAAGCCTCTTCCTTACTTGATTTGATGGTGATCAGCTGGTCCAAGCCCAGGATATGGAATACATTGGCTACTTTCTCTGACAGCCCGTAAATCAAAAAATGGATCCCCTGCTCTTCAAACTCCTCCAGATAGGACATAAAGACACCTAAACCTGCTGAGGAAATATAGGCTAACTCACTGCCGTCTACCAAGATTTTTTTGTGGCCTTGGCCCACCACTTCATGTATCGCCTCATCCAGCTCCACAGAGTTACTGGCATCCACCTGCCCGTCAAGGAGGAGGAGCATATGATTGTCTTCTTGCTTCTTACTAATCGTCAACATAACTGATTATACGCTAAGTTTTTGCTAATGTTGTTCTAAGAATTTTAATACCATGAGGGAATAATCATCGTCGGGTAAAGCGGCTTCTCCCACAAATTCATAAACCGCTTGAATTAGGTGATTTTTGATTTTCTCAGGTGATTGATCCTTATAAGTATTCAGTACTTCTTTTAGTCTCTCATAACCAAACTCTTCCCCATTTTGATCCTTACTCTCGATAATTCCATCGGTATACATGACCAAAATGTCTCCAGGCTGATAATGAATGGTCTTTTCATGCAAGTATTCAGGATATTTATCGCTCCGCAAAATCCCCAAGCCCATGCCCTCCAAGGTAATGTAACCGGCCTCGCCTGCCTTACTGTCATAATAAAGCGTGGGACAATGTCCAGCCCTGCAAAAGGTAATGGTGGCCTTTGCCGTATCAATCAAATAATAGGTAGTCGTGATAAACAGGTTCTTGGCCAAGCAGCTGCTCAAGGCATTATTGGCCTTTGAGAGGAATTCCTTGGGCGAAAGGTCCAGCTGTACCAAGCTGTGGAAGACCCCTTTCATTTGTGACATGTTAAAAGCCGCTGAAAGCCCTTTCCCGGACACATCTCCGATGATCAGGGCAAACCGGTTTTCATCAAATTGATACGTTTCGTAATAGTCTCCACCTACTTCATCGGCCGCCTCAGAAAACCCAAAAATATCGAAGTGGCTGTTATGATGTAGCGCAGACGGCAGCAAGCTGCGCTGTACCCGTTGGGCAATTTTCAACTCCTCTTTATAGCGTTCATTCTTGATGGCTTCGTTAAGCAACCGGTGGTTCTCGACAGAAATGCTTGCCTGTCCCACAAAAGTGGTCACGATATTAAGCATCTCCTTGTTAAAGCCGTTCTTCACCTCTTTAAGCAAGAAAAGGTATCCCAAGAGGCTTTTATTTACCCATATCGGCACCACCAAAGCCGACTTGTAAAGGTCATGCTCCACACCGCTATTGACATGGTCTGTGGCAGACGGCTTCCTCAAGCTTAGAAAACTACTGAAGACTTTATTTTTGTCCATCAGGGCCTTGATTTCCTTACGGTCCATATTGGTCACAAACCGCTGGTGCAGGATTTGCAGCTGGTTTTCTTCGTCCACTATTTCTAGCCAAGCCGCATCGGCATAAGCGGCACTCATGCAACTGTCCACCAATATGTCCAACACTTGGGTTTCACTTTGGCCGGGCTGTATCGATTGGCTTAGTTTTTGAAAGTTGATCGCTTCAGTAAGCTTCTGTTCAAAAACCGACGAGGTCGGTAGATTAAAGAGCGTCACCAAAAAACTAAACAGTGAATAAACAAACACAAACCCAAAAAGCCCCATCAAAAACAAATTGTCCATCAGGTTAATTTCTGCATGATGGCTTTGATGGCTCAGGGATTGCATGAAGAGAAAGGAGGTCGTGATCAGGATAATCACAAAAAACAGAATGGACTTCCACTTGTCCTTAAAGGTCAGGTAAGGAATCCATTTGAGGTTTACCGATATGATAACCCCAAAAATCAGCAAGAACACCAAGCCAAAAAGGAAGGTGAAATCAAAGGTATTCTGGTTAAAGTATACATAAAACATACTCACTAAGAGCATGACTTCATATATTTGCCATTGTTGGACGGTATTCTTGTTCTTTTGGTATAAAATGAGCTTTTTCCACAACAAAGAACACGAAATAAGAAACAAGGTCGTCAACCCGAAGTTGACATGGTAAAAGAAATTTCCCAAAAGGGGATCTGTACTAAGGCGTGTATCGTCCAGTAGGATATAAAACACCCTGATCAAAAACGCCACTCCAATGACAATCAAGCCTGTAGAAGCGGCTCGCCAGATGAGTTGGATAAAGTTATTTTGCTCGCTGCGTTCGATGGATCGTGAATAGAACAAATAGACCAAGACAAAAAAAATGATTTCCAGTGTCCATGTAATTTCATGGGCAATGCCCAGGTTCATACGATTAACCGTTCCGAAAAGACGGAGCAAGTCTACAAAAAGCAATCCCAACCAGGTGAGAACGGTCACCAGGATTAATATTCTTCCGATATTTATGTTGGGAAATTTGATCATGTACAAAACCATTACAATAATACGTAATGTCAATCAAATAACCTGAATCAATTTTAGTGTAAGTTTTTAAGCAATGATAAACATGCAAAAATGTGTAATGGCCGGTATCGTGGCCATCCTAAGCCTGATGATGAGCTGCACCACAGCCGAGGTGAACAAATTTATCCAAGGAGCCACTGAAGCCAGCCTCTCAGAAGGAGATGTCAGCAATGGGCTGAAAGAAGCCCTGCAAAAAGGCATTTCCGAAGGGGTCGACATCGCAGGAAAGCAAGATGGCTATTTGGGAAATGAGCTGCTGCGCATCGGATTACCGGAAGATGTCCAAAAGGTGGAAAGCACACTGCGTACGATTGGCCTTGGAGGAGAAGTGGACAAGGTCATCACCACCATCAATCGCGGGGCAGAAGACGCTGCAAAAGAAGCCAAACCTATTTTTATCAATGCGATCAAACAAATGACCATCCAAGATGCTTGGACCATCCTTAAAGGAGAAGATGATGCGGCTACCCGCTATTTACAGCGAACCACTACGGATCAATTGACGGCCCTGTTCAAGCCACATGTCCAGGAATCGTTGGACAAGGTGGGGGCCACGCGATACTATGGTGACTTGGTCAACAGCTACAACACTTTCCCCACGACCCAAAAGAAGCTGGATCCGGACTTAAACAGTTATGTGACGGACAAAGCCATAGAGGGATTGTTTAAATTGATCGCTGAAGAGGAAAAGGCGATCCGCGAAAATCCGCTGGAACGGACCAGCAGCATTCTAAAAAGAGTATTTGCTGCGCAGGACTAAAATGGATCAAACCATATTTTCGGGGCGAGGAATGTTTACATGTTTATGAAAGGGTTTTAGCGGGAAGTTGCGGGGAACAGGGCGGTCAATGCGGCTAAAACGGAAAACGTTGGATGGGCAAATTTACCATGGGCTTCACCATGGCTATGGATGTATCGCCCCTCCAGGGCCAGTCATCGGGTGTGCTACCTACCAGATTCCCAGTGATCATGGCAGTTTCCTGAACAGGCGATTTTTTTTTCCATGAGGATGAATCCTGGTCCCCAGCAATACAACTTGACCCAGTGGATGCTGTAACCTGAACTGAAAGGAATGTAAAATTGCTTTGAGCCTTGATGGCATATGATGGTTCCGATAAAAAGATGAACACAGATTTGCAAAGCCTTATGCATACTATCTGTGTCTATCCGTGTTCATCCGTGCCGCTGGCACTCCTTCGGGAGGTTGAGGAGCGCTTAAGTTCCTGCGGATTCATCCGCAGGTTACAAAATTTATCGTGCCGCAGGCACTTTGCCCCGATTTGTACCTGGGAAACCGCGGTAGCCTATGGTGCCGAATGGCGGAATAGGCTGAAAGAATGAGTTGTTGATTTGGATCGTACAGGCCGGTGCAGCTATCTGTTCATGCATAATGGTTGGCTTGGTTGAGGTCAAACCCTGGATATGCGTTAGCAACTGAGCATCATGCCTAATCCGCCTTTGGCGGAGGGTCATACAGAAGTTGCAGGTGACCACCTGCACCAAAAATGATTACACACAAAAGGGGAAGTTCCGTAGGAACGGCAAATATAAATGCGAACAGGAACATTTGTTTTAAAGCGTTTGCCCTATGGCGGAAGTCCATCGTTTTATCGGTATGAAATTCTATTTCATAAGACCATGTCAACATTCGTATCCCTAGAAATATCGCTTGATCCGGTTTTGCCATTAAGTAAAACTGGCAGTCCCCAACTTTTCGCTTGATCCCTAAAAATAAAAACATTCATGAATTAGGACTTCACAAACGGGAATGAAAGAGGAGTTTATCCGTATAAGTAGAATATTCACATTCACTTATCGGTTATGTCATCACAAATTGAATTCGAACAGGTGATCCAGCGGGGCTGTGGCCTCGATGTTCACCAAAAGACGGTAGTGGCCACAGTCAGTGGCATTGACGTTGAGATTGATACCCGTACCTTCGGGACCTTTACTGCTCAGATCGAGGAGCTTAAAACATGGCTGAATTCCCTTTCCATTACCCACATTGCGATGGAAAGTACCGGAGTTTATTGGAAACCTGTCTACAACATCCTGGAAGAGGATTTTAAGATTATCCTGGTAAATGCCCGGCATATCAAGAATGTTCCCGGTCATAAGACAGATAAGAAAGACAGTGAATGGATTGCCAAATTGCTTCTAAGCGGTCTGTTAAAGGGGAGCTTTGTCCCTACCGAGTGGATAAGAGAGCTACGTGATCTTTGCAGGTATAAACGTAAGCTGATCGCACAGCGGGTCGCCCAACGCAACAGGTTGCATAAAATCCTGGAAGATGCCAATATCAAACTGGCCTCAGTGGCTTCGGATATCTTTGGGGTCACAGGTACGCTCATCATAGATGCCTTGATCCGGAAACAGGATGATCCTGAATACCTGGCCAACCTTGCCAAAGGTTCCTTGCGCAAAAAGATGGCGGACCTCAAACTTTCTCTGCAGGGAAGACTCACCGAACATCACCGGTTCATGCTGGCCACACTCCGTGATTCCATTGATTCGATCAACGCCCAGATCGGGCACATCGAGGCTAGAATTGAGCGTTATGCAGTCGAGCTTCAACAAGAGGTCGATTTACTCCAGACCATACCCGGAATAGGTAAAGAAACCGCCATGAATATCCTGGCCGAGTCAGGCAATGACATGGAGGTTTTTCCTGATCACAAACACCTGGCATCATGGGCAGGTGTCTCCCCGGGCAACAACGAAAGTGCAGGCAAGAAGAAGTCAACCCGCATCACACATGGGAACAAATACTTGAAAACTGCATTGGTCGAAGCTGCTTGGGCCGCATCACACACAAAGGACACCTATTTGGGCCGCAAATATGGGGCAATAGCTGCTCGCCGCGGATCTAAAAAGGCCCTGATTGCCGTAGCTCATAAAATCTTGACCGGACTGTATTACATCCTCAAAAACAAGGAGCCCTACCTAGAGCCTGACGATACAACCTATCAGGAAAAAAGAAAGCAGGCGCAGATTAAGAAATCCTTAGAGCGCCTGCGCGGGCTCGGAGTCCAAGTGGACATCCGTCCCAATTAAGATTAAGTGAAAGTTCGAGCTTTTATTGGTGATTTACAAGTCCCGGAATAAAAACTGAACTCATAGGCCAAGAACAAACGGTTATTGCTTCGAGCATGTAGAAAAAATTTTACTCTCTAACTTGGCCTAACTTAATTTATAGTCCTTTAAAAAACCTTTCAAAGGATAGCAAAACTATGCCCTACCAGTTTTAAAAATGACTGAACAAGCCTATTTTTAGATTTTCTCTTTCAGAAAAAAAAGCTATGAAATAGAATCTCATAGCTTTAGTCAATTAACAATAAACCCAAAATAACCTGTTGTAAGAAAAGG comes from Echinicola vietnamensis DSM 17526 and encodes:
- the pheS gene encoding phenylalanine--tRNA ligase subunit alpha translates to MHQDKIEALKIEIAGAEASNPEELEAFRMRYISKKSVVAALFAEMKNVPNDQKKAYGQLVNSVKQAAEEKFKALIDKVNEGERTSKSAAIDLTLPATNQPVGGIHPLTATRQRIIEIFERIGFNLSEGPEIEDDWHNFTALNFPENHPAREMQDTFFIEKNPDIALRTHTSSVQVRVMENQKPPIRTLSPGRVFRNEAISARAHCIFHQVEGLYVDENVGFADLKQTLYHFAKEMFGKETKVRFRPSYFPFTEPSAEIDISCLLCGGEGCNVCKGTGWVEIGGSGMVDPNVLKNCGIDPEKYTGFAFGMGIERIAMLKYQIKDLRLFTENDIRFLKQFKPLL
- a CDS encoding peptidylprolyl isomerase — translated: MNNLTKTLAVILCFLSTITVYAQEKDSTSTEESKPSGQILDKIIAKVDNYIILESDLQKSYLEAISQSQQGFEAPSRCEVFESLLVNKLMLAKAEIDSVIVTDAEVVMDVNQRFNMVLQQFGGNEETLVEAYGKTAEQLKSEIHDMVKEQKTIAKMRSSIVQSMSVSPAEVREFYNKIPKDSLPFFSAEVSVGQIVKKPEPSRKEKDRVIKQLSDIKQRILDGEVDFASMAIKYSEDPGSKNQGGDLGFFRKGELAPEYEAMALSLREGEIGDPVESQFGIHLIQLLERRTDSYNTRHILIKPRPTEQDIAAAERELDSLRHLIELDSMSFAKAAKDFSEDRNTSDNGGFFSDPTTGANRLSARTLEDPILYFTIDTMQVGTISHALRYEEQNQRTGEPEKAVRLLYFKNEYPAHRANLEDDYEKLKAATKKQKESEALEDWFKIAKEEVYIDIDPAYDRCNALKEED
- a CDS encoding peptidyl-prolyl cis-trans isomerase, translating into MKKRESKISLLGSTSSVVLFLFMAAGVVSSCGFFKVKSEEDTAANSSPAVASVDDIYLRQSDLDFVTREATSASDSTDLANRYVQSWVKKHLMIKEASQKVSVSKAELDKKLLDYKYALIVYEYEKAYIEENLNREVSDEEVNAYYEENIHNFTLKEIIVRANFIKMNKSLPQNNQANRLLNQSGEAAKLELRELAIKSAANYFLEDSTWVKFDEIITNTPLAENQNKVQLLTRGKPLIKVEDDQYNYYFKVLEYKLRDQVPPVEFVRDEISKIIVNKRKVNLAEDLQNEVYSRAKGNNEFKIYE
- a CDS encoding peptidylprolyl isomerase, yielding MKTTYQCLWVLGLLVACSPNSKVSQSTPLSDEPQYLLTVGNENVFAEEFMHMLSKNRAFDKEEDKLSKTEFEENFELFLNYKLKVKEAEALGMDESVEFQREFTAFKEDLKQPYILETSLQEGEIRKAYARMQEVVHAQHILLRFPANASREDSVAVYRMALKIKERASDGEAFTVLAMEYSQDPSVKSNKGDLGYFTSLQMVYPFEDAVYQLKPGQISDPVLTDFGYHVIKLLDRKPNPGQVKVSHILIRTDPADPLSEDRARRKITDIYAALQKEDTSWEEVCQLFSEDTNTKEKGGELPWFGVGAFLKEFEEAAFGLSEIGEISSPVKTSYGYHIIRLEDEKPLASYEEMEESLKSKILRDSRSGLINSQVMAIQKSRYQFRENTPVITAARTAISEQSKSLKDLRNTYTAQNLMDSTLFTIEEHGKTVADFVGFVERDEVVVKVGKRTPFDAWFGKFVETSLDQAEEADLLANNDDFRLLVNEYREGILLFNLMNERVWQRALTDTAGLKEYFASHRDQYTWGARTEALIVSVLAPEAAAPIKAFLTDKPYQPGLKTSLVDHLDSLSTLSYQVEEGVFEVENKPVLQEIEIQSGLQEVTVKNKRYIVLLGKQYPAGPKAFEETRGKVIQDYQEHLNETLISLLKQNFIIQVNEDEKARVENIVVGQH
- a CDS encoding ATP-binding protein, whose amino-acid sequence is MKHELRLYCEKTKLADLRDFLVKELSHSNLTEVLKNELVLAVEEVCANRIIHTHGCNPSNHLHVGVQQHDDRIIFEITDNGEPFDILDYKTPDLKEVIKERQKNKAGGGVGIMLVKRIMDTIEIESHPSWYKVRLIKQLNSK
- a CDS encoding STAS domain-containing protein, which produces MLTISKKQEDNHMLLLLDGQVDASNSVELDEAIHEVVGQGHKKILVDGSELAYISSAGLGVFMSYLEEFEEQGIHFLIYGLSEKVANVFHILGLDQLITIKSSKEEALETIHEA